CAACTATTGTGTGCACAGCCTGCCTATCGCGAGAGTGTCCTCTTACCAACCAACCTGAACCTGCTGCTCCTCCAACAACACAGCGCTGCTAGGCTGCCACtaacacagaggaggagggaggtgaCAGCAGCACACACATCTGGGGGTCTCCATGAAGCCGCAGGATCCCCACAAACTCTGGCCTCCCCAGCACACTCCAGCACCAGGATCCCCCACACCAGCCTGTAAGTACCCCCCTTATTACCCTTCTCTGATGATCTCATtcccggaggggggagggggggctcctCTGGATCAGACAAGTTTCTGCTGTCCCCATCTGGACTGTGGCTAATCCGGCACCCCTGGGGACACTCTGCACACAGCCCGGGCACATCTGATCGCCGCCGCCTTCAAAGGGCCACAACTTGCCTTgcaggttatttttatttattttttgcaaaaagcaGCAACTTTTTTGTAttcttcttctatttttttttttttttttttttagagggcgaATCAGCCAGGCTTAGCCGTGGGAAAACGGCAGCGATCCGGGCTGGGATTGGCAGCGACACGGCGGGGGGGTGTTTGCGGATACAATGAGGTCTGTCTGCACTTCCTTAAACTCTCAGCAACCTGCTGCCGTTGGAGGAGACTGGGGCCCCCGGGGGGAGGGGACGGGCTGCTAAGGTCACAGACActccgcacccccccccctgacctCCACACACAACGGGACGCCCGCGGCAGACACTCCGCACCCCCCTGACCTGCACCCCCAGGGGGGGCGACCACAGCAGACACTCCGCACCCCCATAACCTCCACCCCCAAGGGGGCGACCGCAGCAGACACTCCGCACCCCCCCTGACCTGCATCCCCAGGGGGGCGACCGCAGCAGACactccgcacccccccccccccctgacctccACACACAACGGGACGCCCGCAGCAGACACTCCGCACCCCCCATAACCTCCACCCCCAGGGAGGCGACCGCAGCAGACACTTCGCACCCCATAACCTCCACCCCCAAGGGGGCGACCGCAGTAGACACTCCGCACCCCCCTGACCTCCACCCCCAGGGAGGCGACCGCAGCAGACACTTCGCACCCCATAACCTCCACCCCCAAGGGGGCGACCGCAGTAGACACTCCGCACCCCCCTGACCTCCACCCCCAAGGGGGCGACCGCAGCAGACACTCCGCACCCCCCTGATCTCCACCCCCAGGGGGGCGACCGCAGCAGACACTCCGCACCCCCTGATCTCCACCCCCAGTGGGGCGATCGCAGCagatctacaccccccccccccccccagacgctTTCGGAAACTCTTCTTAGTAGACAGTTGACATGttactgttttcttttcttttttcttctttggcaacagtgtttatttttttttatttttatataaattgcaACTCTGATGTGTCAAAAGATTTGGAAGGATTTCCAAGGGGCACTTTAATGGGCAAATGCCCTAATTAGACCCCCAGAGGAGAGTTTGTCATTAGAAAGTCAGTGTTTGTAAATAATAAAGTGTCCCAGCGTCAACATTTATAAAGAATGGCTCAGCAGTCATAACTTTGCATGTGTTTAGTCAACTGCAGCACACCcactgtacaatctgattgtacaatctccacgACGGTGGCCGGGCAGGCTTTATGTTGTTCAATTTGATTGCACGCTCCTTTATACATGCTTCAGATTTATTATTCGATCACACGCTCCCTTATGGTGGCCATATATGTTTCCAGCTTATCATTCAACAGATGTGCAATTGGATCACATGATCGTTTATGTGGCCATACATGCTTTAAATTTGTTATTCAATTCGATCACACGCTCCCTTATGGTGGCCATACATGCTTCGAGCTTATCACTCGACAGATGTGCAATTCGATCACACGCTCCCCTATAGTGGGCCTATATGCTTTGAATTATTCAATCCGATCACATGCTCCCTTATGGTGGCCATACATGCTTATCACTCGACAGATGTGCAATTCGATCACATACTCCCTTATAGTGGGCCTATATGCTTTGAATTATTCAATCCGATCACATGCTCCCTTATGGTGGCCATACATGCTTATCATTCGACAGATGTGCAATTCGATCACATACTCCCTTATAGTGGGCCTATATGCTTTGAATTATTCAATCCGATCACATGCTGGTGGCCATATATGCTTTAAGTTAACGATTCGGTTTAATCACATGCTTCCTTATGGTGGCCATACATGCGTATCATTCGACAGATGTGCAATTCGATCACGTGCTCCTTTATGGTGGCCATGCATGCTGTGATTTTTTGATCCAAACGATTGATTTGGCAAACAATCAAATTGGCATAACTTTCCAACCAATAGACTCGCTTTTATTCATCGATTTGTGTTGCGTCGGTCAACAGCATTTAGTTGCTTTGCTCATGGATTATACGATTTGCGTAGTGAAATACGATCGATAACTAACGATTGCACGTTCCACCGATTGATCCACTTCCCATATCGATTGAATGGATTATATATTGATTGGAAGAGAAAGCGATCATTTAGCAaagtgtgtatggccaccattagagTAATATGAAGACCTGCCTGAACGATCTAGTCGTTTTGGGTTTTTGATGATAGATCGATTGTTCCTATTGATAGAGATCGAGACTAAAAATAAATCGATCAGTTAGGGAAGCCTGTATGGCCGGATCGATCATCCACTGTGTCGTGTAAGGGCTTGCCTGATTGGATGCAGATTGATAGGATCGATTAGGTAGGTCCCCATAGTTGTAGTTTATATTGTATTGTGTATtataacccttatgccgcgtacacacaatcggttaaaccAAGGATCcgtaaactacggccctccagctgttgtagaactacacatcccatgaggcattgtaaaactctgacattcgcaGACCTgatgaggcatgatgggaattgtagttcctgaacaactggagggccgtagtttgaagacccatgggttaaaccgatgagaatggtctgatagaccgttttcatcggtccaaaccgatcgcgtgtgggcgccatcggttatttaaccatcggttaaaaaaaagccaacttgttttaaatttaaccgatggattcctaaccgatggtaaaaaaacgatcgttaaaaatccacgcattctcagaatcaagtcgacgcatgctcggaaccatcgaacttcgtttttctcagcacgtcgttgtgttttacgtcaccgcgctctgacacgatcgcatttttaacctatggtgtgtaggcgcgacggaccatcagtcagcttcatcggttaaccgatgaaaacggtccatcggttcgttctcatcggatggaccgatcgcgtgtacgcggcattaggggttgatttactaaaactggagagtggaaaatcgggtgcagctctgcatagaaactaaggatgagctccggcgtgttcgcatagaacacgtgcagagcccgccaggaagtcacccgcgctgcgctaatcacagccaggcagacatttcccgatctctgcagccgagcatcggacaatgtctgcctggctgcgattagcgcgggtgccgacttcctggcgggctctgcacgtgttctatgcgaacacgccggagctcatccttaatagaaaccaatcagcttccagcttttattgtcaaagctgaaCTGAACAATCTGAAGtcagcagctgattggctgccatgcacagctgcaccagactttaCACTTCCAGTATTAGTCTCTGTCTCACCCTCCCTGATAAATGTGACACATTTATtgtttgtaataaataataataaattagaacGATCGTATTAAACATTTCCAGggacaaaaaaaagtgtccctagcAGTgcagaaatttaattttttttttttaattggagttTAATTGGATTGGAGAGGAATTGTTATTTTTCCAATCCGGTGACGCACCCCTGCAGTTGCTTGGAATACGCGTTGGGCGTTGAGCTGACACAGAGGTTGCTAAGCGCACCTGTCCGTGTGTAGGAACTCGCCGAAGTTGGCCGCCGGACGAGTGTCCTTGCCTGGTGCGAGCGGCCGTGTAATCGATGGCTATAAATGgggaagttgggactttaaaaggCAGCGAGCGGCGTGGTTGGCTGGTAGCTAGATTTGCAGGAACATATGGCATTAAGAGGAGCACAGCTGGAGGTAGCGCTTCCATCCTAGTGAAGGCAGAGCAGCTGACTTTCCAGCTTGCTGTGTAATTAGCAGagccagctctctctctctctcttttccctgcctcctcctcctcctcctcctcctcctcctccttcacacTCTCACACTGACACAGGGACACACCGCCGCTCTTCTCTGTCTGCTTCAAGACCTGCTAACACCACAAGCCATGGCACCAAAGAAAGCCCGCTTACCCTAAGAGTCCCCGGGGCATACCCCAACAACTGTTACTACTGCCGAAGGGTGGGGGAGGGAAAGGTAagacctgccaaaaaaaaaaaaaattgaagctatCACTTTAAGggcacttttacatttttttttttattattctttgacGCTTTCTTGTTACTTTTACGTGTGTTTTTCTTTTGCGCTAGATTGCTTTAACTGCATTGCATGATATTGACATTCTGTAGGGACTGCTCACACGTTACAATCTGAGCAGCCTTCTTTAAGCTGGttatacactatacaatttgattgtacaatctccttttagCTGGTTATACACTATTCAATTTAAGTGTACAATCTCCTTTTAGCTGGTTATACACTATTCAATTTAAGTGTGCAATCTCCTTTAAACCAGCCATGCACTATACACactctgtacaatctcctttttagatctaccaacaactgTGTAATACAGGGGGCAGGCAGATGGGATAGAAATTGATTGGATTATATAGATCCGACCTCCTCCTTCTGGTTCTGGTAAATGTCaatgagattgtacaatcaggttatagtgtgtgtgtatggccACCCTTAGATCTGCAAGCGTCTACGTGATTGCATAGATTAGGTAGTTCGTCCTATTTACCTggatttggtaaatctaaagccgATCGTACAAAGGTTGTGCAGCCAGGTTGTAACGTGTTTGGTGAATTGATAAGACTGTAGAGGGCGGTAACTCATAGCAACCAGGCTTAAACTGTCTTTGGCGACAGTTAAAGGCTGGTTACTATGGTTACGGACTCTTTCCTTGCTAAGGAGGTGTGTATGGGTATGTGTGCTTTATGTGTAGATGTATAATATAAATTATGataatgtttgatttttttttttatatataacatttttgttttagtttctttcttgtggtatttctttttatgtatttttttttattttttcttgtggtttttattttatttatttttattagttttttcttCTTGTGGTTGTtttttgtatatgtgtgtgtgtgtgtgtgtgtgtgtgtatatatatatatatatattgtgtgtgtgtgtgtgtgtgtgtgtgtatatatatatatatattgtgtgtgtgtgtgtgtgtgtgtgtgaatatatatatatatatatgtatgtgtgtgtgtatgtgtatgtatgtgtgtatatatatatatatatatatatatatatatatatatatatatatatatatatatatatatatatatatatatatatatacatattgtatgtgtgtatatatatatatatatatatatatatatatatatatatataataatcttTACTATAATATATAtcagtttctttttttataaaatttaaaaacattgaataaaaaatataaaataataatacttatatatcagttaattttttataaaatataaaaaaaaaattgaaaaatataaaataatacttagaataaaaaataataatacactttatatattattattgtatattttttattctaagtattattttatatttttcaattttataaaaaattaactgATATAtgagtattattattttatatcttttattctatttttatacttatatatattttagttttttttctttcttttttttttttttcttgctgtttttctaGCACCTTGCTGCGTCCTGTTGTAACGCCCGGAGCCTCCTAGTAGTAGTCCCAAGTTGCAATGAAGTTTCAGAGAACCTGCCAAgcctttttctgtttttaaaaggCAGCGGTTTCCATAACTACTGGGCGCCTCCGATCGGCTGCACTGACCAGAAAAGGGACAAAGCTTTGAAAACTGCCTTGTGGAAGCCATTGTTTATTTAAAATCGAGTTTTTCCTGTTCCTAGCAGGTGCAGTTAAATCAGAGGCTTGCCTGGAAAAAGGCAAGCTCGCTGTAGAGAGAGGATTGTACGGTTGGACGTTGTGtgcttgtggtttttttttttttcttttcgtttttttttttttcttctgtctgttgCCAGCCTAGCTCTGGCTATTGCAGCTGCTAAGAGGATTTGAGTTTACAGTAACGATCAAGTTTTTCCTGTTTTCTGAACAGGTTATGAAGGAAGAATGGAGTTTCCAGACCATAGCCGACAGTTGCTGCAGTGTCTGAGTCAGCAACGTCACCAGGGTTTCCTGTGTGACTGTACTGTTTTAGTTGGGGAAGCGCAATTCCAAGCCCACAGAGCCGTCCtggcctcctgcagcatgtacttCCATCTCTTCTACAGGGACCATCTAGACAAAAGGGACATTGTCCATCTGAACAGTGACATTGTCACGGCCCCGGCCTTCAGTCTGCTCCTTCAATTCATGTACGAAGGCAAGCTGGAATTCGGCAGCCTCCCGGTGGAGGACGTGTTGGCTGCCGCCAGCTACCTTCACATGTATGACATTGTGAAAGTGTGCAAGGGCAAGCTTAAAGAGAAAGAAGTAAAAAACGGAGAGGACGGGTCCGAGCTGGAGAAGGACGGGCTCTCGGACGGCGAAGAGCTGCGGGGACGGGGCGGCGAAAATAAAGAGAAGAACTTTGCGGCGGAGGACGCCCTGCCCGCTTGGTCGCCTGACTCCATAGGTGTCAACTCGGCTCCCACCGAAGCTGTGTCGTGTAGGACAACAGCTGGAACAACAAAGGCCCGTGTCACCAGTTCCCCTTGCCCTTTGTCCCAGAGGTCTGCTAACCATACACAGCCTCCGAGTGATGGGGATTGTGCTCTGGATTTGTCTTTCAAGCCCGTGTCTGGGAAAGATTCCTTCCACCCCTCCTACGTCTTTGGACAGCTGGCTTCCGACAGCCAGCAGCAGGGCACAGTGCCACTTGTTAAAGATGAACAAGACTCGCTGTCAGAACAGGAGGACAGTCAGGCAAAGAGTCCAAAGAGTCAGCACATCGGGAACCCGGCCAAAAGCCTCATGACGGGGCTGGGACACATGTTTGCAGGAAATGGGAACTCGCACGTTCGGGAGGACGACTTGTACCGCGACGAAAGCGAGGACGACATGGATTCCTCGGACATCTCCAGCTCGGGCGTTCTGGTCTCCCCGGGCCAGATTTGCATCTGCCCCCTTTGTAGTAAAGTGTTCCCCAGCCCCCACATCCTTCAGCTCCACCTCAGCTCCCATTTTCGGGACCGCGACGGCTCCCGCATCAAAATGTCCCCCGACGGCTCTGTTCCCACCTGCACGATATGTGGAAAGACCTTCTCCTGTATGTACACGTTAAAGAGACATGAACGCACGCATTCGGGGGAGAAGCCCTATACCTGTGCACAGTGCGGCAAGAGCTTCCAATATTCGCACAACCTCAGCCGCCATGCGGTGGTGCACACGAGGGAAAAGCCACACGCCTGTAAATGGTGTGAGAGACGGTTCACCCAGTCAGGTGACTTATATAGACACATTCGTAAGTTTCACTGTGGCCTAGTGAAGTCCTTGGTTGTTTAGTAACGAATGGGGGCTTATCCGGGAAGCCGTGGGCCTAGTTCAGTAAgttttagcaaccaatcagaagtcATCCTTTAGCGGACTTGTCTTCGGTATTGTCTGGTTGTTATGGGTTACTGGACGTTTCCCATTGTGTTGGCTTTTTACCTCTTCTTATTGCATAAGTCCACTAATGTTATTTTCCTTCAGCTGAACTCTGTAATAATCTCAATGGTACGGCATATCAAACTGAAGCCCTCGCTTCCGCTGCAGCTTAACACGTGCGCTTGGCGGCAGATTATGCAGGTGGGAAGTCCCATGCTAAGCAATGAGAGGCTGACAGCGGCGGCAGGCATGTAACGATTATCTGTGGATGACCCCCCCCCGGGCGCAAACCATTTGTGCCCAGGGGCGATCAGATCAGCCACAGGTAAGTCAGATTGTATGTGAATGGCTCTGCCTGCTGTCATCTCGCCCGCAGGAAGTCATAGTCGCCCCCTTCAGTTGTTCGCATGTAATTACACATGTTGTGATTATCTGTAGAGGATTGGCCCTGGACACAGACCGTGTTGTATCTAGGGCCAATCATTCACAGGTAATTGCTACAGTGCCAAAGTATATGCGAATAGCTGGGGCCGCTGTTGGCCAGCTTGCCGCTGTTTGCAGAAACCCTGCAGGAAATTGTAATCTGCCCTTAAACGcacgtgtgtgaatggggcccaaaACTCATTTTTTCTGTTTGATAAATTTAATATTGTGTGTGACAATGGCAGAATACTCCAATATAAGTTTGTATTTATTACCCGTTTTGTTCCTCTGAGCTTGTGCAGGCTTTGTATAGGGGGAATGTAGATGCTAGTAAGCCCTATACATCAAAACCGCAGTAACCCACCACAGCCAATCAGCAGACATCTATGAACTGAGTTACCTTCAGTAAACTGAAATCCTATTGGCTGCAATGGATCACTTCTCCTTGACTGTCTTCTGTGCCCCTTGTTTTATTGAATAAGCCCCAGGCACATCCTGGGGTCGGCGTATCCATGTTTTCATCCAAGATTGACACATACTTGAGATTCACGCATTAATCAGTTCAAGaattgtgtgaatcttgggtgaaaatCCCTATGTTAAGCAGTGCAAATGGTATTTATAAGCACTAACCTCTATTGGCTTCATTAATATGTTTAGAGCTCACCACACGTGTTACAATCTGATGGTAGATCTGAAGAAGATTGTACAAacagctatgtagtgcaagggcctgcccgaTTGGCTACAAATTGATCCTTCTGTTGCACAAGGTTGATTGTATAATCCCTTTAAATCTACATTTAGCCtctgttcacaccagtgcgacttCCGATTTTACAAATCGCACCTGAAACCACATCTAATGTCTTTCTATGGCACGAGGTGCGATTTCAAGTAGAGCGATATAAATaatagttcctgcactatttttcgCAATTTAATTTGTGACTTGTATTGCCACCTGTGCATGAAATCGCACAGATGTCGGCAAGCTGCAGATGAAATTGCACTGTCTTGCGGCTTTGTAATTGCGCTGAAGTAGTGCAATTTTAAAGCCACATTCAGTGTGAACAGGGGCCTACCAAAATTATGAAATAGGACAAACCTATCCAATCCATTTCTATCCAGCTGCACAGGCCTTTATATTACA
This window of the Rana temporaria chromosome 13, aRanTem1.1, whole genome shotgun sequence genome carries:
- the ZBTB42 gene encoding zinc finger and BTB domain-containing protein 42 isoform X1 encodes the protein MKPQDPHKLWPPQHTPAPGSPTPACYEGRMEFPDHSRQLLQCLSQQRHQGFLCDCTVLVGEAQFQAHRAVLASCSMYFHLFYRDHLDKRDIVHLNSDIVTAPAFSLLLQFMYEGKLEFGSLPVEDVLAAASYLHMYDIVKVCKGKLKEKEVKNGEDGSELEKDGLSDGEELRGRGGENKEKNFAAEDALPAWSPDSIGVNSAPTEAVSCRTTAGTTKARVTSSPCPLSQRSANHTQPPSDGDCALDLSFKPVSGKDSFHPSYVFGQLASDSQQQGTVPLVKDEQDSLSEQEDSQAKSPKSQHIGNPAKSLMTGLGHMFAGNGNSHVREDDLYRDESEDDMDSSDISSSGVLVSPGQICICPLCSKVFPSPHILQLHLSSHFRDRDGSRIKMSPDGSVPTCTICGKTFSCMYTLKRHERTHSGEKPYTCAQCGKSFQYSHNLSRHAVVHTREKPHACKWCERRFTQSGDLYRHIRKFHCGLVKSLVV
- the ZBTB42 gene encoding zinc finger and BTB domain-containing protein 42 isoform X2, with product MEFPDHSRQLLQCLSQQRHQGFLCDCTVLVGEAQFQAHRAVLASCSMYFHLFYRDHLDKRDIVHLNSDIVTAPAFSLLLQFMYEGKLEFGSLPVEDVLAAASYLHMYDIVKVCKGKLKEKEVKNGEDGSELEKDGLSDGEELRGRGGENKEKNFAAEDALPAWSPDSIGVNSAPTEAVSCRTTAGTTKARVTSSPCPLSQRSANHTQPPSDGDCALDLSFKPVSGKDSFHPSYVFGQLASDSQQQGTVPLVKDEQDSLSEQEDSQAKSPKSQHIGNPAKSLMTGLGHMFAGNGNSHVREDDLYRDESEDDMDSSDISSSGVLVSPGQICICPLCSKVFPSPHILQLHLSSHFRDRDGSRIKMSPDGSVPTCTICGKTFSCMYTLKRHERTHSGEKPYTCAQCGKSFQYSHNLSRHAVVHTREKPHACKWCERRFTQSGDLYRHIRKFHCGLVKSLVV